The Bufo gargarizans isolate SCDJY-AF-19 unplaced genomic scaffold, ASM1485885v1 original_scaffold_1081_pilon, whole genome shotgun sequence sequence TGATTACACATTTAGGGAATTAATATATCCTAAATTTTAACCACAAGCAATATTTCAACAAATTGGATGGTGGAGGCATATATAAAGAATTGGTGAAAATACTACGCTTACTTTGTGGACTATTAGTCTTGTCAAGTTTCGTAGTAGTAACTCGATATACAGCGGTGTATTTACTGTCATCAGCTGAAAAAGAAATGGCTCAATAAGTTTCAACTtagaaaataataattaaaagttAATACATTCCATCTCTAAGCCTAAGCTAGCCGTAGGCCATAGACAAAATGTGTCCCATTGGGAACTATTCTGGATGATCTTTAGATGAAATCTTTGCTTGAACACCTTGCCACATACGATTCGATGCATCACTGACCTCTCTTGGACTCCTAATCCATTATCAACGCCATTAAAATTAACATGAACACTTTTTGGATGCATATGTTGTTGGTACAATGGAAACCTGCTGTCCCGAGCACCATGTCACTTACCCCTTAGCTTACCCGCTGATCATCCACTATCCTCCCACAGTGGGCCTGGCCGTCGGAGTCCCATGCTCCAACTttggcctgccttctgccagcgTAGGCCTCTCCACCCTGTCTCTAGGAGGCCCACACACAATTCCTTTGGCTCTTAAATGGCCAGCACATGCACTGTAATCCTTCCCCCCCACCTGTAGCTGGTCACCCCTGAGTATTTTAGGTGCCTTCCTCTATAGTGTGCTAGTCCCTGTGTAAGGTATGCAGTTTCTTTTGTCTGCTTATGTGCTGACCTCTATCTAATTCCTGATTCTGACCCTCTGCTGACTAACCTGACCTGTGGTTAATTATcgtattgaccctttgctgcctgccctgaccttggacttgtTTCACGGATTTGCAAGAACTCTGCCTATCTTGACCTCGGCCTGTTTCTGACTatgagttttgcctgatcccCTTGGTGCCCAGTCAGTCAGCTGTAAGTTATGCCAGGGCTACTCCAGAACATAGCGGCCTAGTGGCTCTCCTACACCAaattccagatccctgtataggagttaaagggtgaGTACTAGGGGATTGTCAGGAgaacacccttagggctcatgctctTGAACATGTAATGACCATGCCCATATTGCAGCCAAAcacacagcgggtccgcaatatacgagcACCAGCCATGTGCGCACATGTGTTTCACAGAtgaagtcccattcacttgaacgggtctgCAATCCAGAAAATATGGTGTGGAGGCAAAGAGCGGAAGGCCACAgaagtactacggagtgcttccgtggcatTTCGCTCCGTGCCTCCccacctcaaaaaaatagaacatgctctatttttttgccatGTGAATGGACCATGGACCCACTAaagtttaatgggtctgcatccatcagCGCCGGCCACATGAATGGtggggtccccaatgcatggcatAGGCAGCACacacttgtgtgcatgaggccttaggtataGCCCAAGgtcaaaccagttggttggcaTCGTGCTTCCACAGCCACTGATCATTAAAGTTGTTCAGTATTTTCTGGATGCACTACAGCTCATTAATATTTGTTATTTCACTTGAGGTTGTGCATTCAGGTTTAGGAGAAACATGTACCGTGTATTGTGATCCTCTTCTGTTTTAAAAAAGGCTATTGAAACTGCTTAAGATTATGTGGATAACCCACAATGACAAAACTGAATGGCGTGTAGGTGACCAGCCAGGTGCACGCCATCTGATTCTCCATTCTGTTTTTTCTTACAGTACATCTAAGATTCAATTCACTCTTTCGTAAGTGTTTTGCGaacccgcaaaacacggacaccggcaatgtgcattcctcaatttgcggaccgcacatcgccggcactatgatagaaaatgcctaatcttgtccgcaattacggacaagaataggacatgttctattttttggtggaactggaagcacggatgcggaagcgcggatccgcaaatgcaaatGTGGACAGtgcattccggccccattgaaaatgaatgggtctgcacccattccgcaaaattgcagaacggatgcggacgtgtaaatggacccaaAGAGATCAACTAAACTCCAAAGTTTATGAACTTACTGCAACTTTAGTATAACGAATAGCTTCTAATAATTACCTGTTGGTGGCTGAAAGTTATTGTTGGATGATCGGCGTTTATTGTATACAAACACAAAGATAGAGATGATGACGATGAGTAGGAGCAGCCCCAAACTTACAGATAGTATGATCATAGAGTGATATGACACTATGGAGAGACACAATCCATCATTAGATAATACTCAGTTGACACGAGTGACCAGAACAGGATGACACTGCTCACCTTCTATCTGAACTTCCTTACTCCTCTTCTTTACACTGCCGTTTGATGCTTGTATCTCACATGTATATGTCCCAGAATTTTCCTCCTTTATGAATTTAGCCTCATATATATTAGAAGAGTTGAACCCTTGAATGTCTTCCCCGTCTCTGTAGAAGGCATACTGCAGTTCTGTAGTCTGCCTATGTTCACTAAGTTTTGTGTCACAAGATAGAATCATGTTCTCCCCCTCGTTGACCAACTCTGGAGATACTCTCAGTACTGGAGGAGAGAAGAGCTCTagagaagaataaaaaataaataataaagaaaaatggagagaaGGTGTCGAGGATGATGGTGAGTTTTACTTGATGTGAATATCAAGGAGGACTCCCTGTGGTGGTGGGGTGGTCCTTTTTGGATGATATCATTTCCTGTTTCCATTTTGTTAAAAAacaataatacattttaaaagggtattccaatctcagacattgatagcatatGACTAGGATATGGTCACCCCTCAATTGAACACTATGGAGCTAGTAGAAATAGCTGAGCCAACGCCTGGCTATTTCCAgtagtcccatagcggtgaatggagaggtggcagtGCATGTATGATGCGCTAACTTTCACTGCTATAGAAGTTCCGAAaatagctaagggctctttcacatctgcgttatagtcttccggcatagagttccgtcgtcggggctctatgccggaagaatcctgatcagttttatcctaatgcattctgaatggagagaaatccgttcaggatgcatcaggatgtcttcagttccggaccggaacgttttttggccggagaaaataccgcagcatgctgagctttttgctccggccaaaaatc is a genomic window containing:
- the LOC122922954 gene encoding high affinity immunoglobulin gamma Fc receptor I-like; this translates as MILSCDTKLSEHRQTTELQYAFYRDGEDIQGFNSSNIYEAKFIKEENSGTYTCEIQASNGSVKKRSKEVQIEVSYHSMIILSVSLGLLLLIVIISIFVFVYNKRRSSNNNFQPPTADDSKYTAVYRVTTTKLDKTNSPQSSVSKDNGSDVVNVVENSKAKQQVKFSQEMPDTSDDIYQKII